A single region of the Arthrobacter sp. V1I7 genome encodes:
- the fliO gene encoding flagellar biosynthetic protein FliO — MDTLILGLRVLVALGAVLGLMWFLQRRLGQGTGRRRADRALTIVSRQSVGQKASVVVVDAAGQRFLLGVTEHAVNVLHTGDIPAEADEPAAPETQRRSADFARILSGIGPVSNGPDLGRDGRAEGSPAAGPAGAPAAALASDGGEARARSGESDDTVPLSRRSTLHRDSHGRGPASRAAASGHPPMHGSILAGSTWKQAAAALRSGRRN; from the coding sequence ATGGACACACTGATCCTCGGGCTGCGGGTACTCGTGGCCCTGGGCGCGGTGCTGGGCCTCATGTGGTTCCTGCAACGACGGCTAGGCCAGGGCACCGGCCGTCGGAGGGCTGACCGCGCGCTGACCATCGTCAGCCGCCAGAGCGTCGGCCAAAAGGCCTCCGTCGTCGTGGTCGACGCCGCGGGCCAACGATTCCTGCTCGGCGTCACCGAGCACGCCGTCAATGTCCTGCACACCGGCGATATCCCGGCCGAAGCCGACGAGCCAGCCGCTCCCGAGACCCAGCGCCGATCCGCGGACTTCGCCCGGATCCTCTCCGGCATCGGGCCCGTCTCCAATGGACCGGACCTTGGCAGGGACGGCCGCGCGGAAGGTTCGCCGGCAGCCGGGCCGGCAGGCGCGCCGGCAGCGGCCCTGGCCAGCGACGGCGGGGAGGCCCGGGCTCGTTCCGGCGAATCCGACGACACCGTGCCGCTGTCCCGCCGCAGCACCCTCCACCGGGACTCCCATGGACGCGGGCCCGCCAGCCGCGCCGCCGCCTCCGGGCACCCGCCGATGCACGGATCGATTCTTGCCGGCTCCACCTGGAAGCAGGCCGCTGCCGCGCTCAGGAGCGGGCGCCGTAATTGA
- a CDS encoding flagellar FlbD family protein produces MIVVTRLNGTRFAVNPDLIERIHESPDTHLVTLDGAAYVVLESLAEVVELIADYRAYVLSKARDFPAVARYPLSLVPASDSAGDASRPAPEKPRK; encoded by the coding sequence ATGATCGTCGTCACACGCCTCAACGGAACGCGCTTCGCGGTCAATCCGGACCTGATTGAACGGATCCACGAGAGTCCGGACACGCACCTGGTGACGCTCGACGGCGCCGCGTACGTCGTCCTTGAAAGCCTCGCCGAAGTCGTCGAACTCATCGCCGACTACCGGGCCTACGTCCTCAGCAAGGCGCGGGACTTTCCCGCGGTGGCGCGTTACCCGCTGAGTCTGGTCCCGGCGTCGGACTCCGCGGGCGACGCCAGCCGCCCCGCACCTGAAAAACCAAGAAAGTAA
- a CDS encoding flagellar hook assembly protein FlgD, which translates to MTIQPIASQPVAAAGETSPGAAVRAPVQTMDSDVFMSLLVAQLKNQNPSAPMDTNQMMSQTIQLSMMEKMSELTTSSKEGFSLQMRSAAAQLIGHSVGYTLDDGTTGTGIASSVSYAGTVPTVKVGDLSIPLDSITGLTAPAAS; encoded by the coding sequence ATGACGATCCAGCCCATCGCCTCCCAGCCCGTCGCGGCCGCGGGGGAGACCTCCCCGGGTGCTGCCGTACGGGCACCCGTGCAAACCATGGATTCGGATGTCTTCATGTCCCTCCTGGTGGCACAGCTCAAGAACCAGAACCCGAGTGCTCCCATGGACACCAACCAGATGATGAGCCAGACCATCCAGCTCTCCATGATGGAAAAGATGTCTGAGCTGACCACCAGCAGCAAGGAAGGGTTCTCGCTCCAGATGCGTTCGGCCGCCGCCCAACTGATCGGCCACTCCGTCGGCTACACGCTCGACGACGGAACCACCGGCACGGGCATCGCCAGTTCGGTGTCCTACGCCGGAACGGTCCCGACCGTGAAGGTCGGCGACCTTTCCATTCCTCTCGACTCCATCACCGGGCTCACTGCTCCGGCTGCTTCCTGA
- a CDS encoding flagellar motor protein MotB has protein sequence MSSRRRPRKKPEEHHVDERWMASYMDMVTVLMCLFIVLYAMSTVDANKFEKLRNSLATGFGTESTQTVDTAEGTVVPPELADADLEAFAAAQAANPAAQAANPATPPAAPAAPATPPEALEAAIKEADRLRALEEQMKAGLAAAGLTENVEFQIDQRGLTVKLIGSQTFFAPDRPELTTRASEVLQIISPILGSAALEIMVEGHAANGITAYPSTWELSSARSVNVLRYMVDRGGIVPGTIGAVAFGSARQVNDDSTPELMERNRRVDIVIISDQPDVVRALIPEVLKLNEK, from the coding sequence GTGAGTTCCAGGCGGCGCCCACGCAAAAAGCCGGAAGAGCACCACGTCGACGAACGCTGGATGGCCTCCTATATGGACATGGTCACGGTGCTCATGTGCCTGTTCATCGTCCTCTACGCCATGTCCACGGTGGACGCGAACAAGTTCGAGAAGCTGCGCAATTCCCTCGCCACCGGTTTTGGCACGGAGTCGACGCAGACGGTCGACACGGCCGAGGGTACCGTCGTGCCGCCGGAACTGGCGGACGCCGACCTGGAAGCCTTCGCCGCCGCACAAGCAGCCAACCCCGCCGCACAAGCAGCCAATCCCGCGACTCCGCCCGCCGCTCCGGCCGCCCCCGCAACTCCGCCCGAGGCGCTGGAAGCGGCAATCAAGGAAGCGGACCGGCTGCGCGCCCTCGAGGAGCAGATGAAGGCCGGGCTGGCTGCCGCCGGACTCACCGAGAACGTGGAATTCCAGATCGACCAGCGCGGGCTGACCGTCAAACTCATCGGATCGCAGACATTTTTCGCCCCGGACCGGCCGGAACTGACAACCCGCGCCTCCGAGGTCCTGCAGATCATTTCCCCCATCCTCGGCTCCGCCGCCCTGGAAATCATGGTGGAGGGCCACGCGGCGAACGGCATCACCGCATACCCGTCCACCTGGGAGCTGTCCTCGGCGCGGTCCGTCAACGTCCTGCGGTACATGGTGGACCGCGGCGGGATCGTTCCCGGGACCATCGGCGCCGTCGCCTTCGGGTCCGCCCGGCAGGTCAACGACGATTCCACCCCCGAGCTGATGGAACGCAACCGCCGGGTGGACATCGTGATCATCTCCGACCAGCCCGACGTCGTCCGTGCCCTGATTCCCGAGGTCCTGAAGCTCAACGAGAAATAG
- a CDS encoding flagellar hook-length control protein FliK yields MITTASAEPAAPAASPAPAASAAVQPAAPPESTVPGSGPTPAAKGAPFVEVAAHLGMPTSADGSAPAQTQPQAAAAFSLPAVPGAVTRQQQAAAAQPVAVTQQASASQAGAINTAAVPGILPAVRASAPPAATVAGATPATPAVPAGTTEAVPGVAHQQTTGVDLSQTPAVDPAGSTPPVSRAAAIPAAASADALTAAGTVATQPVSAPVQFSASATPAAPQPPSPAYPAPTLQPQLARPLFTLAGAPDGQHTMTLQVTPEDLGPLTVRAQIDAAGVRIELFAPGEVGREAIRGILPELRKELADSGFGASLDVSDRSGPGGSSQDGAGRDGAGRDAQDGGRGSRNGADPGGGNAPDEQRSGHRWDALADEAAVRTARTLNRPRTTLDILV; encoded by the coding sequence TTGATCACGACCGCATCTGCGGAACCCGCAGCGCCAGCGGCGTCCCCGGCCCCTGCGGCATCCGCTGCCGTGCAGCCCGCTGCCCCGCCCGAATCAACGGTTCCTGGCAGCGGACCCACCCCGGCTGCGAAGGGCGCTCCTTTCGTCGAGGTTGCCGCGCACCTGGGGATGCCGACCTCGGCCGATGGTTCGGCTCCCGCCCAGACTCAACCCCAAGCAGCGGCTGCCTTCTCGCTGCCCGCAGTCCCTGGCGCCGTCACCCGGCAGCAGCAGGCCGCTGCCGCTCAGCCTGTCGCTGTCACGCAGCAGGCGTCCGCCTCCCAGGCCGGCGCCATAAATACAGCCGCCGTGCCGGGGATACTGCCGGCAGTCCGCGCTTCTGCTCCGCCAGCAGCGACGGTAGCCGGAGCGACGCCGGCAACGCCGGCGGTCCCCGCCGGTACAACGGAAGCGGTGCCCGGCGTCGCCCACCAGCAGACGACCGGCGTCGACCTTTCGCAGACGCCCGCCGTCGATCCTGCCGGCAGCACGCCTCCGGTTTCTCGCGCGGCCGCAATACCCGCCGCGGCAAGCGCGGACGCCCTGACGGCTGCCGGTACCGTCGCAACGCAGCCGGTGTCGGCGCCCGTACAGTTCTCGGCCTCGGCGACCCCGGCCGCACCGCAGCCGCCCAGTCCCGCCTACCCCGCGCCAACCCTGCAGCCGCAGCTGGCCAGGCCACTCTTCACCTTGGCCGGGGCCCCCGACGGACAGCACACCATGACCCTGCAGGTGACACCGGAGGACCTCGGTCCGCTGACGGTCCGGGCGCAGATCGATGCAGCGGGCGTCCGGATTGAGCTGTTTGCGCCGGGGGAGGTGGGGCGCGAGGCAATAAGGGGCATCCTGCCCGAGCTTCGGAAGGAACTGGCTGATTCCGGCTTCGGCGCCAGCCTCGACGTTTCCGACCGCAGCGGCCCCGGCGGCTCCAGCCAGGACGGTGCCGGCCGCGACGGCGCAGGTCGGGACGCCCAGGACGGCGGTCGTGGCAGCCGAAACGGCGCCGACCCGGGCGGCGGAAACGCCCCCGACGAGCAGCGCAGCGGTCACCGCTGGGATGCGCTGGCAGATGAAGCGGCCGTGCGCACTGCCAGAACCCTGAACCGCCCCCGAACCACCCTCGACATTCTTGTCTGA
- a CDS encoding flagellar hook protein FlgE — translation MLRSLYSGISGLRAHQTMLDVTGNNIANVNTAGFKASSTQFQDALSQVQQGATGPQAETGGSNPAQIGLGVRVSGVSTNFSQGSSQSTGRATDLMISGDGFFVTSKGGSQLFTRAGAFSPDAANQLVSPDGGILQGWTATDGVINAGGPVGAITLNPNTMVAKATDTVSLDGNLPSDYTGADMERVVKVYDGAGVERNLTLTFAKTAGGWSVGGVDDDGASSNITLAQEPNGVLTPSGPFTIGAVSVDLSKVSGFATMSSLTVSGQNGAPVGKLESYTLGNDGSLIGSFSNGIKEVLAKIALAKFTNPAGLEKSGGSSYVATGNSGGVQLGAAGDPGMGTLTGGALEMSNVDLSQEFTNLIVAQRGFQANARIITTSDEVLQELGSLKR, via the coding sequence ATGCTCCGCTCGCTGTACTCCGGAATCTCCGGCCTTCGCGCCCACCAGACCATGCTGGACGTTACCGGCAACAACATCGCCAACGTCAACACGGCCGGCTTCAAGGCGTCCTCCACCCAGTTCCAGGACGCCCTCTCGCAGGTGCAGCAGGGTGCCACCGGCCCGCAGGCCGAGACCGGCGGCAGCAATCCCGCCCAGATCGGCCTGGGCGTGCGCGTTTCGGGCGTCAGCACCAACTTCAGCCAAGGCTCGTCGCAGAGCACCGGCCGCGCCACCGACCTGATGATTTCCGGCGACGGTTTCTTCGTCACCAGCAAGGGCGGCAGCCAGCTGTTCACCCGCGCCGGCGCGTTCAGCCCCGACGCGGCCAACCAACTGGTCAGCCCCGACGGCGGCATCCTGCAGGGCTGGACCGCCACCGACGGTGTGATTAACGCTGGCGGTCCCGTCGGCGCCATCACCCTGAACCCCAACACCATGGTTGCGAAGGCAACAGACACGGTGTCTCTGGACGGGAACCTGCCCAGCGACTACACGGGCGCCGACATGGAGCGAGTCGTCAAGGTCTACGACGGCGCCGGCGTAGAGCGCAACCTGACCCTGACGTTCGCCAAGACGGCGGGCGGGTGGAGTGTCGGTGGTGTCGACGATGACGGCGCCAGCTCCAACATCACTCTGGCGCAGGAACCGAACGGTGTCCTGACACCCAGCGGACCCTTCACTATCGGCGCTGTCTCCGTGGATCTTTCCAAGGTGTCCGGCTTCGCAACCATGAGCTCCCTGACGGTCAGCGGCCAGAACGGCGCCCCCGTCGGCAAGCTCGAGTCCTACACGCTGGGCAACGACGGCTCCCTGATCGGATCCTTCAGCAACGGCATCAAGGAGGTCCTGGCCAAGATTGCGCTCGCCAAGTTCACGAACCCGGCGGGTCTGGAGAAGTCCGGCGGATCGTCCTATGTGGCCACCGGCAACTCCGGCGGGGTGCAGCTGGGTGCCGCCGGCGACCCCGGGATGGGCACCCTGACCGGCGGAGCCCTGGAAATGTCCAACGTGGACCTGTCCCAGGAATTCACCAACCTGATTGTTGCGCAGCGAGGCTTCCAGGCCAACGCCCGCATCATCACCACCTCCGACGAAGTGCTCCAGGAGCTCGGCAGCCTTAAGCGCTAA
- a CDS encoding motility protein A: MDPATVIGLLIAFGSLIVMVLLEGGSISSLLLPAPMILVFGATLAIGLAGNTLKDVIQAFKAVPGMFIGKTSKPQDSIDQVVRFAEKARSEGLLSLEEESVSVKDPFLARALQNIADGTDAEDLRMQMEDEIDTKARSDHANSKFFASLGGYAPTVGIVGTVVSLTHVLENLSKPDELGHMIAAAFVATLWGLLSANFIWLPFSGRLARLSELDIERRTLLMEGMLAVQAGAQPLLLAERLRAMVPEHQLRSPGKDGKTAGNIAEKMDQAA; this comes from the coding sequence ATGGATCCCGCAACAGTCATCGGGCTGCTCATCGCCTTTGGCTCCCTCATCGTCATGGTCCTCCTGGAAGGCGGCAGCATCAGCTCCCTGCTGCTGCCTGCCCCCATGATCCTCGTATTCGGGGCAACCCTGGCGATCGGGCTTGCCGGTAACACGCTGAAGGACGTCATTCAGGCGTTCAAAGCCGTGCCAGGAATGTTCATCGGGAAAACATCGAAGCCGCAGGACAGCATTGACCAGGTGGTCCGGTTCGCCGAAAAGGCGCGCAGTGAGGGCCTGCTGTCCCTCGAGGAAGAGTCCGTCAGCGTCAAGGATCCCTTCCTGGCCCGCGCGCTGCAGAACATCGCCGACGGAACTGACGCCGAAGACCTCCGGATGCAGATGGAGGACGAAATCGACACGAAGGCTCGCAGCGACCACGCCAACTCCAAGTTCTTCGCGAGCCTCGGCGGCTACGCCCCCACCGTCGGCATCGTCGGAACCGTTGTATCCCTGACCCACGTCCTGGAAAACCTGTCCAAGCCGGACGAACTGGGCCACATGATTGCCGCCGCCTTCGTTGCCACCCTCTGGGGGTTGCTGTCCGCCAACTTCATCTGGCTTCCCTTCAGCGGACGCCTTGCGCGGCTGTCCGAGCTGGACATTGAACGCCGCACACTGCTCATGGAAGGCATGCTCGCCGTGCAGGCCGGCGCCCAGCCGCTGCTGCTTGCCGAGCGGCTCCGTGCCATGGTCCCGGAGCACCAGCTCAGGAGCCCCGGAAAAGACGGCAAGACGGCGGGCAACATTGCAGAAAAGATGGACCAGGCCGCGTGA
- a CDS encoding flagellar motor switch protein FliM encodes MDEREVARERTVSVYDFRRPATLAREHSRVLELAFETFARQWGTQLTAKVRVKSVVRLEDVSMVSYDEYAASLPAVTAMVLCAVEAHDSKLVVQFPAPAALGWVNRMLGASNDAPMPDRKFTQIEQALIKGLMDEALEDLGYSLGPLLSETIRVDTIQYNSQFAQAAAPSELMIVASFTMNVGNISAPATLAVPASILLGRLKKVNPTDNRGDDSARVSAQLERVPVELSVRLSTSFVTPNQVLGLAVGDVLTLPHLENRPFDVTLDGTRLATAAPARNGSRAAAVIVTIEENHR; translated from the coding sequence ATGGATGAGCGGGAAGTGGCACGGGAGCGGACCGTCAGCGTCTATGACTTCCGGCGTCCCGCGACGCTCGCACGAGAACACAGCCGGGTCCTGGAACTGGCCTTTGAAACCTTCGCCCGCCAATGGGGCACCCAGCTGACCGCCAAAGTCCGCGTCAAGTCCGTGGTCCGGCTTGAAGACGTGAGCATGGTCAGCTACGACGAATACGCCGCGTCGCTGCCTGCCGTCACGGCCATGGTGTTGTGCGCCGTCGAGGCCCACGATTCCAAACTCGTTGTGCAGTTCCCCGCCCCCGCGGCGCTCGGCTGGGTAAACCGCATGCTTGGAGCCTCGAACGATGCGCCGATGCCGGACCGTAAGTTCACGCAGATCGAACAGGCCCTCATCAAGGGGCTCATGGACGAGGCCCTCGAAGACCTCGGCTACTCCCTCGGACCCCTGCTGAGCGAAACCATCCGGGTCGACACCATCCAGTACAACTCCCAGTTCGCCCAGGCCGCCGCGCCGAGCGAACTGATGATCGTGGCCTCGTTCACCATGAACGTCGGCAACATCAGCGCCCCGGCCACCCTGGCTGTCCCGGCCAGCATCCTGCTGGGGCGGCTCAAGAAGGTCAATCCCACGGACAACCGCGGGGATGACTCAGCGCGGGTCAGCGCCCAGCTGGAGCGGGTGCCGGTCGAACTGTCGGTCCGGCTCTCGACCTCGTTCGTCACCCCCAACCAGGTCCTCGGACTCGCCGTGGGGGACGTCCTGACCTTGCCGCACCTGGAAAACCGGCCGTTTGACGTCACCCTGGACGGTACCAGGCTGGCCACCGCAGCCCCGGCCCGCAACGGATCCCGGGCCGCTGCCGTCATTGTCACAATCGAGGAGAACCACCGATGA
- the fliN gene encoding flagellar motor switch protein FliN, whose amino-acid sequence MSITLTQHELSAERLVEELPSPVALKVVALVPPRAAAAYARQAVTATFVGSVTADLALMLSDRTFLDEAAGAGSQLGHVAVTDVLRPAMESASSVFGAGVLSDLRESDASGLLSDPDTAVFELSDGANAAAWFAVRLREHSAGQDRGELFGGGDVAAGRLGRINNIEMALTVEIGRTRMSVRDVLSLEPGKIIELDRSAGAPADVLLNGRLIAHGEVVVLDQDYAVRITRILDVAEGLS is encoded by the coding sequence ATGAGCATCACCCTGACCCAGCATGAACTGTCGGCGGAGCGGCTTGTCGAGGAGCTGCCGAGCCCGGTGGCCCTCAAGGTTGTCGCACTCGTGCCTCCCCGGGCGGCAGCCGCCTACGCCCGCCAGGCAGTCACCGCCACCTTCGTCGGTTCCGTCACGGCGGACCTCGCGCTGATGCTCAGCGACCGGACCTTCCTGGATGAAGCGGCCGGGGCAGGATCCCAGCTGGGGCACGTCGCCGTGACCGATGTGCTGCGCCCCGCGATGGAAAGCGCCAGCTCCGTCTTCGGCGCCGGCGTCCTGAGCGACCTGCGCGAATCCGATGCCTCCGGGCTGCTCTCCGACCCGGACACGGCCGTCTTCGAACTTTCCGACGGCGCCAACGCCGCGGCCTGGTTCGCCGTCCGCCTCCGCGAGCACAGCGCCGGCCAGGACCGCGGCGAGCTGTTCGGCGGCGGGGACGTCGCGGCCGGCCGCCTGGGCCGGATCAACAACATCGAGATGGCCCTGACCGTGGAAATCGGACGCACCCGGATGTCTGTCCGCGACGTGCTCTCCCTTGAACCGGGCAAAATCATCGAACTGGACCGCTCCGCGGGCGCCCCCGCGGACGTCCTGCTCAACGGCCGGCTGATCGCGCACGGCGAAGTTGTGGTCCTGGACCAGGACTACGCCGTCCGGATCACCCGGATCCTCGACGTCGCCGAGGGGCTCAGCTGA
- a CDS encoding HNH endonuclease signature motif containing protein has product MDSRTAWSVESREALEAVAVSAAVFAAGTGSGADRPDPPGVVSLHDADPLRDLADDCLDALAEVARLEARTAALKVRLAAEYVQATRALASPAASPRECTVLEMALVAEVACVLTVSERTAGALLSECQALMTALPLTLTALQAGAISWQHARIIVEETSGLDPDGAAALEAHFLDPDASNPARGAPAGDLVPSRFRAKARAWRERHHPVSIEKRHSTSAGDRRVDFLPDRDGMAWLSAYLPADTAAGIWERTTAAARALQGPHEARPLSQLRADITATWLLTSHSTGTGGDMVGGGGMGMAGGGTGLAGGAGGGVPSPRAQVLITVPVLSLLGATDEPATLDGYGPIPPSMARRLITDGADSFYRVLTDPRDGAPLEIGRTSYRLNKTQRQWLRLRDGRCPFPGCNNHSLDNEADHLLAWADGGTTGISNLGQPCPRHHRLKHGSAWKPTGASKDNPPGWTSPSRRHYPSEHQDWEPPHWPHHIPTTDPDTDTDPGPGPGPDHGLPADPGHHPDPALTGHPGQDPGQDPRRDPEPERSRNLEPELPTDPFPDWHHFTARQHFTDWHQFTAWHPLPATDTDDPRWPTPLDDPAALQVLEGECLQPGKSPSVLSANGP; this is encoded by the coding sequence GTGGACAGCAGAACAGCCTGGAGTGTCGAAAGCAGGGAGGCCCTGGAGGCCGTCGCCGTGTCCGCTGCTGTGTTTGCTGCCGGCACCGGCTCCGGCGCGGACCGCCCGGATCCGCCCGGCGTCGTTTCCCTGCACGACGCCGATCCGCTGCGGGATCTGGCGGATGATTGCCTGGACGCTCTCGCCGAGGTGGCCCGGTTGGAAGCCCGGACGGCGGCGCTGAAGGTGCGGCTGGCGGCGGAATACGTGCAGGCAACCCGGGCCCTGGCGTCACCGGCGGCGTCCCCGCGGGAATGCACCGTCCTGGAGATGGCCCTGGTCGCTGAGGTCGCCTGTGTCCTGACCGTCAGTGAACGGACCGCCGGTGCCCTCCTGTCTGAATGCCAGGCACTGATGACGGCGCTGCCGCTGACCCTGACGGCCCTGCAGGCCGGAGCGATCTCCTGGCAGCACGCCCGGATCATCGTCGAGGAGACCAGCGGCCTGGACCCGGACGGGGCGGCCGCGCTGGAAGCGCACTTCCTGGACCCCGACGCCTCAAACCCCGCCCGCGGGGCCCCGGCCGGGGACCTTGTCCCGTCCCGGTTCCGGGCCAAGGCACGCGCCTGGCGCGAACGCCACCACCCGGTCAGCATCGAAAAACGCCACAGCACAAGCGCCGGGGACCGGCGGGTCGACTTCCTCCCGGACCGGGACGGTATGGCCTGGCTCTCCGCCTACCTCCCGGCCGACACGGCCGCCGGGATCTGGGAACGGACCACCGCCGCCGCCCGCGCCCTCCAAGGCCCCCACGAGGCCCGGCCCCTCTCCCAGCTCCGCGCCGACATCACCGCCACCTGGCTGCTCACCAGCCACAGCACCGGCACCGGCGGCGATATGGTCGGGGGCGGGGGCATGGGCATGGCCGGCGGGGGCACCGGCCTGGCCGGGGGTGCGGGCGGGGGTGTGCCGTCCCCGCGGGCGCAGGTCCTGATCACCGTCCCGGTCCTGTCCCTCCTGGGCGCCACCGATGAACCAGCCACCCTGGACGGGTACGGGCCGATCCCGCCGTCCATGGCCCGCCGCCTGATCACCGACGGCGCCGACTCCTTCTACCGCGTCCTGACCGACCCCCGCGACGGCGCCCCGCTGGAAATCGGACGGACCAGCTACCGCCTCAACAAGACCCAGCGGCAATGGCTCCGCCTCCGCGACGGCAGGTGCCCCTTCCCCGGCTGCAACAACCACTCCCTGGACAACGAAGCAGACCACCTCCTGGCCTGGGCCGACGGAGGCACCACCGGCATCTCCAACCTCGGCCAACCATGCCCCCGGCACCACCGCCTCAAACACGGCTCCGCCTGGAAACCAACCGGGGCCAGCAAAGACAACCCACCCGGGTGGACCTCCCCGTCACGGCGGCACTACCCCAGCGAACACCAGGACTGGGAACCACCCCACTGGCCACACCACATCCCGACCACCGACCCAGACACAGACACCGACCCAGGCCCAGGCCCAGGCCCGGACCACGGCCTGCCCGCAGATCCAGGCCATCATCCGGACCCGGCGCTCACCGGGCACCCCGGCCAGGACCCCGGCCAGGACCCCAGGCGCGATCCAGAACCGGAGCGGTCCCGGAATCTCGAACCGGAACTGCCCACCGACCCCTTCCCGGACTGGCACCACTTCACAGCCCGGCAACACTTCACAGACTGGCACCAATTCACGGCGTGGCATCCATTGCCCGCCACGGACACGGACGATCCGCGCTGGCCAACGCCCCTCGACGACCCCGCGGCTCTTCAAGTCCTAGAGGGCGAATGTCTGCAGCCCGGAAAGTCACCGTCTGTACTTTCGGCGAACGGACCCTGA
- the fliP gene encoding flagellar type III secretion system pore protein FliP (The bacterial flagellar biogenesis protein FliP forms a type III secretion system (T3SS)-type pore required for flagellar assembly.), with protein sequence MIRPLAARPPSARPATAAPDRFRPARAFVVGLAAVLLAVLLLWLNASAGHAAPIDPTPPVAPTDPANPDGGSVNIEINGMDGKPSTAVLTLIGITILSVAPALLLMMTSFTKIFVVLAMTRNALSLPSIPPNQVLAGLSLFLSIFVMWPVINEMNNLGIQPYLNGSLDFNGAVSAASGPLQQFMLAHTREEDIALMSRAAGAENPATPEAVPLQTLIPAFMISELRAAFIIGFVIFIPFLVIDLVVSAALMSMGMMMLPPVMISLPFKILLFILVDGWGLIITSLIQSYSGTG encoded by the coding sequence TTGATCCGCCCGCTCGCCGCCCGCCCTCCTTCCGCGCGCCCGGCAACTGCCGCCCCTGACCGGTTCCGGCCGGCCAGGGCGTTCGTGGTGGGGCTCGCCGCCGTCCTGCTCGCCGTCCTGCTGCTGTGGCTGAACGCCTCCGCCGGCCACGCCGCCCCCATCGATCCCACCCCGCCGGTGGCCCCGACGGATCCGGCGAACCCCGACGGCGGCAGCGTCAACATCGAGATCAACGGCATGGACGGCAAACCGTCCACGGCCGTGCTGACCCTGATCGGGATCACGATTCTTTCCGTCGCGCCGGCGCTGCTGCTGATGATGACGTCCTTCACCAAGATCTTCGTGGTCCTGGCCATGACCCGCAATGCGCTGTCTCTGCCGTCCATCCCGCCCAACCAGGTGCTCGCCGGCCTGTCGCTGTTCCTCTCGATCTTCGTGATGTGGCCCGTCATCAACGAGATGAACAACCTCGGGATCCAGCCGTACCTCAACGGAAGCCTGGACTTCAACGGCGCCGTCAGCGCAGCCTCCGGACCCCTCCAGCAGTTCATGCTGGCCCACACTCGGGAAGAGGACATCGCCCTCATGTCCCGGGCCGCGGGAGCCGAGAACCCGGCCACCCCGGAGGCCGTGCCGCTGCAGACCCTCATCCCCGCCTTCATGATTTCCGAGCTGCGCGCCGCCTTCATCATCGGCTTCGTCATCTTCATCCCGTTCCTCGTGATCGACCTCGTGGTCTCCGCGGCGCTCATGTCGATGGGCATGATGATGCTCCCGCCGGTGATGATCTCGCTGCCGTTCAAGATCCTGCTGTTCATCCTCGTGGACGGCTGGGGACTGATCATCACCTCGCTGATCCAAAGTTATTCGGGCACCGGATGA
- the fliQ gene encoding flagellar biosynthesis protein FliQ, which produces MNANAVLDICLQAMIVAAKLSAPVLVTALVVGLAISLLQSITQLQEATLSFVPKAAAVAVALVICGHWMISEMVAFTNDLFARIPSLLGGL; this is translated from the coding sequence ATGAACGCCAACGCCGTCCTGGACATCTGCCTCCAGGCGATGATCGTGGCCGCCAAACTGTCCGCCCCCGTGCTGGTCACGGCGCTGGTCGTCGGCCTGGCCATCTCGCTGCTGCAGTCCATCACCCAGCTGCAGGAAGCCACCCTGTCCTTCGTACCCAAGGCCGCCGCCGTCGCCGTTGCCCTCGTGATCTGCGGGCACTGGATGATCTCCGAGATGGTCGCCTTCACCAACGACCTCTTCGCCAGGATCCCGTCCCTGCTCGGAGGCCTGTGA